The stretch of DNA TGCATCCTTCATCCATGCCATCATAGCTTATCACCACCAGAGATCAGAGGCCGCTTATTAGCTACCTCACTGTCCGCCCCACATGGCGTTCCTGCACAGGCTCCTCAAGTGCCGGCgcaatgccgccgccgccgtcgcgagCGCCTCCTTCCTGGTGCTCGTGCTCGTCTTCTCCGTCCTCCTGGCCGCCACGCGGCACGACGATTCTCCCGCGATCGCGGCGCCTTCCTTGCCGGGCGAAGAGGAGCCGGGGGCGAGCTGCGAGGCGGCGCTGCGGCCGCTGCTGGACGACGCCGCGCGGTGCCGGTACCTGTCGTCGCCGCGGCACCCGCCGTGCGCGCCGGCCGGGTACGTCGACTACCTGCGCCTCTTCTACTGCGGCTTCGGGCGCGCGCCGTGGctgggcggcgcggcgctggcGCTGTGGCTGCTCGTGCTCTTCTACCTCCTCGGCGACACGGCGTCGCAGTACTTCTGCGCGTCGCTGGAGGGGCTCTCGGAGGCGCTGCGGCTGCCGCCGGCCATCGCGGGCGTCACGCTCCTGTCGCTCGGGAACGGCGCGCCCGACGTGCTCTCCAGCGTCGTCGCGttcgcggccggcggcggcggcgccggggacgTCGGGCTCAGCAGCGTGCTCGGCGGCGCGCTGTTCGTGTCCACGGTCGTGGCCGGCGTGGTCGCCATCGTCGTGGCGGGAAGGCGAGGGGACGCCGCCGTCGCGATCGAGCGTCGCGGGTTCGTGCGCGACGTGTGCTTCCTCCTGGTGGCGCTGTGCTACCTCGTGGCCGTCCTGCTCACTGGCACCGTCACCGTCTGGGCCGCCGCGTCGTTCCTCTCCCTGTACGCCGCCTACGTCCTCCTTGTCTGGACCTCCCactgctgcgcggccgccgcGGAGGACGATGAGCTGGGAGACGGCAAGAAGCCCGCTGCAGCTGCTAATCATTCCGACCTCGCCGCCCCTCTCCTCGTtgacggcgacgcgccgcctccgctcccCGTCTCCTGCAAGGCTactacgccgccgccgcagAAAACCTTGTCCCAGCGCGCCCTGGACGCGCTCCACTCGCCGCTGTACCTCCCGCGCCGGCTCACGATCCCGGACATCGCCGCGCACCGGTGGTCCAAGCGCTACGCCGTGGCCTCGGCGCTCCTCGCGCCGGTCCTCCTGGCCGCCATCTCCTACCCCTCCATCCCCGCCGTCCTCCTCtccgcggcggtggcgggggccgtcctcgcggccgccgcggcccacgccacggcctccgccgccccgccggagACCCGGTGCGGCCGCATCCCCtggctcgccggcgggttccTGATGTCCGTGCTCTGGTCCTACATGCTTGCGCGCGAGCTCGTGGCGCTGCTGGTCGCGATCGGCCTCGTCGCGGGCGTGAAGGCGAGCCTGCTGGGCGCGACGGTGCTGGCGTGGGGCAACTCGCTGGGGGACCTGGTGGCGGACGTGGCCCTGGCCGTGCACGGGGGCGCCGGGGGCGCGCAGACGGCGGTGTCAGGGTGCTACGCGGGCCCGGCGTTCAACACGGTGGTGGGTCTGGGCCTCTCGCTGACGCTGGCTGCCGGGGCCCGGTACCCGCGGGCGTACGCGGTCCCGGCGGACGCGTCGGCGTACCAGGCGGCGGGATTCCTCGTGGCGGCGCTGGTTTGGGCGCTGGTGGTGCTGCCCGCGCGCGGGATGCGGCTGGACAGGGTGCTCGGGGTGGGCCTGCTCGTCGTCTACCTCGGCTTCCTCGCCGTCAGGCTGGGCTCGCTCGGAGCGTCGGGATCATGAtgattcctttctttctttcattCTCTCTTCCGGGGGATGATGGTCGATTATACTGGTTGGAATGCCAACTCTTGGATAAGTAAAAATATGATTAAACCATTGCTGTGATTTTGTGAAGAACCTCTGTCGAATCAAATGTACATATGTAAAAAGTATTAAATGGATGCAAAATCAAGGCCGGAACTTTTCCATAATCTAAAAAAAAGAATGCAAGCAAGATGCGGGTGCTCGGGGTGGGCCTGCTCGTCGTCTACCTCGGCTTCCTCGCCGTCAGGCTGGGCTCGCTCGGAGCGTCGGGATCATGAtgattcctttctttctttcattCTCTCTTCCGGGGGATGATGGTCGATTATGCTGGTTGGAACGCCAACTCTTGGATAAGTAAAAATGTGATTAAACCATTTCTGTGATTTTGTGAAGAACCTCTGTCCAATCAAATGTACATATGTAAAAAGTATTAAATGGATGCAAAATCAAGGCCGgaacttttccaaaatctaaaaaagaaaagaatgcAAGCAAGAAGCAGCATGGTTGGTGTAGCTTGATCAATGGTCATCTCCCTGTGGGTCTCACTCACAGATAGCGTATGGCATGTAGCTGCATGCTGACTGTTTCGTTTTGTGAAGGACAGCTACAGCTACAAAGCCTGCATTGCAAACTGTGCCGCCTAGCTGCAGTGCATTATTGTACTGCTCCGGTCCACATCGATGCATCTATACTTGTACACTGCTGGAAACGAGTAGAAATTCAGGAAAACGACTAGAAACGGTCCTCTGCCTCCACTAGTTACTTATCACTGCTAGTCTTAAATTACGGCCTGGTTATATTAGTGCATGCAGGTGCACGAGTCAACTTATTTAAGCGATGGATCACCAGCTGATGAACAAAACACGTGGTCAGACATGTTATTGGGATGTTCCCGTAAACGAGAGGTCATGGCGATGTGTATTTGCATTGATTGAATATTAGTTTCAGTATAAATTTGTTCAAAGTTGAACAAATATGGCTTACatgtaaaaaaaaaatcagaggGATCAGTATCTGGGTAGCCAATAGCCAATAGATGAGAGCAGCTATATGGTGTCTGAGAATGTATATATGTCTGCATCAGAGTTATTGAGCACACGCGTGATGACGGCCCGAACGCATCGGCTTTGTCTCATCTTGTTGCAACATGCATGTGGATGAGTTACAACTTAAGCATGGCTTTCATCAATTCATTGTCCTGATCCCGCGtgcgtatatatatatatattactatCAAACTTGCACGCGCGTTCCTCGCAAACATAAGATAGACTCCGATTAGAACTGAAACATCCAGATTCCGATTAGAATTCTGATCGACGGATAAAAAATTATTACTTGTTTTGCTCTAGTGTAGAGATATATGGTCCGGCCGTGCGCTGTGGCGAGGATTTGGCTTAGGCATCGGAAGGGCAGTGACCTTTACCGACTGAATTCTATAAGTAAAATAAACTAAATTCTTATAACCAACGGAAGCACCAGTGGTCTAGTGGTAGAATAGTACCCTGCCACGGTACAGACCCGGGTTCGATTCCCGGCTGGTGCATGTTTTTCTTTTGCCCCTTTCAGCTGCATGCGTATCTTCTTCTAACTTGATTACAGGTCCAGGCAGTCTTAGTCCTAAAGAACATCTCCTTGGCCACTGGCAGCTGGGTAAATTCGCTTTTGTTTTTGCAAAGAATTACTCTTGCATAGATGTATGATGCTGCTGCTAAGTGCTAACCGATAGCATGCAGAGTTTGGTCCCGGATCGGAAGCTTATATTAGCTGTATGTCGCCATCCCGAATTGACTGGTTCTGCTTGAATTATTGCCACGGCCGTCAAATCCAGTTAATTACTTGGTATATTAGCAGCAAATTGTTATTACTGCAGTATGTATAATTAAGAAGGATCTATATATCCACCGTACCGATCTCTGACGACGAGGCCATTGTCTACGCCAGGCAGGTTGGAAGGAGTGGAAGCTGCTGATCGAAGGCCCTGAAGCATGCCCGCGCAGACATAGACATTTCTTTTCTTGAAAACTAGGCAGGAAGACATAGACATTAGACAATAATACCAGCTGCAGCACATGACATGTGCTGCCTGAATGCTCATCGCGATCTTTTTTTCCTCTTTCTGAAACGAAGTCTCTCCCACTATCTTGTAAGATTAATCCCGGGCGATCCGATCCTCTGATGCATCGATCGCTTACCTTTCGAGTGTCCGACGAGGAAGAAGAGGCAAGGGAGTGGTGGATCGCCAGGGCAGTGgtcggatcttcttcttctcctcctccggcAGGCTGCAGCAGCAACACATGCCTTTCCCTAGCTTGTTCTCCCTAGCTGAGCTGAGCTGCTGGGCTCATTTGATCTTGGGCTTCTTCGCACTCATCtcggtccacttgttttcggctCGTGGGCCGACTTTTTTAGAGGAACACTCGTGGGCTGATCGAGCTGCTTGCAGGAGTTTTCTCTTGACCTCTCCTCCATCCCCCCACGCTCTCTCTTTCCCCTTGCCTCCACTGCCTCTCTCCCCTCTTGGTCTCCCTTCCCTTTCCTCGCGGCGAGCCGGCGACGACTGGGCTAGCGGCGGCGCCACCACCCGCCACGtcttcgccggcgacgagcgccCACCAGGTGCTCCCTTCCCTTCCCGTGTGCGAACCGGAGCACCCCGCGCCCTAAATGTAAGCAAGCTACGATCTGCATCCGGATCTGGGTCGGTCCGCCCCTGCGTGCTGCCCAAGTGATCCTGCTACGCGGGGTTCTCGCGCGGGATGAGCGGCCCGGGGTTCGGTCCGGGGAGCCCCAGGTCCTTCCGCTACTCCgccagaggcggcggcggcgacttcGACCTCGAGTCCGGGGTCTCCCGCAAGGCCCGCAGGCCCAAGACCCCGCACCTCGAGCCCTCCGTCGCGATGCGGGCCCGCCACTTCTACGAGGCGCACCCCgtggccgtcgccgccgccctgctCTCCGCGGGCCTCGCCGTCCTGGTCCTCCTCTCCGTGCACGAGACCCGGGCCCGGGCGGCGaggcccggcggcggcgcgtgggccGAGGAGTACCCGCTCCCgggtctccggaacctcgtcaTGGTGGCCGGCCACTCGGTCTACACCAGCGCGAGCTGCGGGGGGACCGACCGCGAGGAGTCCTGGTTCCTGGAGCCGTACCAGAGGCACCCGGGCCAGGCGGCCACGTTCGTCGCGCACATCAAGGAGGGCGTGGACGTTGCGGCGAGGGACGAGGGCGCGCTGCTCTTGTTCAGCGGCGGCGAGACGAGGAAGGATGCCGGGCCGAGGAGCGAGGCGCAGAGCTATTGGGCGATCGCCGAGTCCAAAGGCTGGTTCGgtgagtttttttttctttctttctttttgggGGCTACTTGGACATTTCTCCTTTCGTTCATGTGCTTTGGTAAGATCAGCGGCACTGTATAAGTTTGGAAATGTTTAGTCCATGAGTCTCTGCTTGGTTTAACAATATCAGTATATCACCCTTATGGTGTGAAATTGCTTCTCACCACTGAACACTCCGTTGCTATAATCAAATGCCAAACAAGCGCCATGCTTGTGTTAGGGTGACATGTTTGCAGAAGTATGAGATTGATTTTGGAGTTGAGAGTGGAGAATGAAAATGATGTTAAGCCCTTGTCTATGGGACACCATCACTAGGTAATGGATGAAAAGTTGAGTTGTCTAGTTAATTATGCCGAGAAGTATAAAACATGAATAAATATCTGAGCATGGATAGTCAGAATATAAACAATCTAATGCTCCCTGAATTTGACTCTCATCCGTCACCTTAGTGTAGTACTTACTATTAACACCCTTGCTCAtgccgcacccccccccccccccccccaagttTGGGTTTCTGGCTACCCTCTGTAAGGTACTCATGGTTTTAACACTAAACAGGGAATGATGGGAGTGTAAGGAGCCGGGCACTCACCGAGGAGCATGCCCGAGATAGTTTTGAAAACCTCCTGTTTAGTGTTTGCCGTTTCAGAGAACTCACTGGAAGATACCCGCAAAACATAACAGTAAGCTTCTCTTCTTGTTAAATCAGTCTTGCAAAAACATTATCACCTTCATGCTTATCAATAACTGGATATGATTTTTTCCTTCCAAACTTCAATCCAAACTGTGTGAGCTGAGTTCTGACAGATGCTATTCACTAATCAGCACTTCCAAACTTCCGTTGCTTCTAGGTCATAAGCTATGACTTCAAGGAGGAACGGTTTGCGCAACTGCACAGAACCGCACTCGGATTCCCAGAAGGAAGATTtttcttcttaggtaccccagcAACACCTGCCGCAAGGGAGGCCGCTCTGAAAGGTGAAGCTGCCGTCAGGGCTCAGTTCCTGGAAGATCCATATGGATGCCTAGGCTCTCTCCATGTGAAGAGGCTCAAGAGGGACCCATTTCACCGAACCATTCCATACCCTGATGGTTGCCCGGAGTTGAAGAGCCTGTTCTCCTATTGTGGCTCAGTGCCTTTCTCTGGGCACCTCCCTTGGACAGAATAGTTGCATGCATGAAGGATCAGACTCCTGCCCCTCCACGATTCCAACATATAGAGCACTTGCAATGTGCCAATGACCTTGTTCTGAACTGACGGGGAAGACCGGAAGGGAATATTTACACTAGTGACAATTGTTTTTTTGCAAAATAGAAGCAATGTTACATGATCAGTATATAgattttcctcttctttttttcttgtttcctgcctgcctgcctcctCTGTTGTACCACGTGTTATGTAGAGAGAACTTTCCTTGTAGCTGAACCTGCGCCTGTTGTGATAATCTGGGTATACCATGAACATGGGTACTAATTGATATCCTGCCGTTTTTGCACTACTGATCCTTCCTGTACATGGATGCACCCATGGCAGTGCAGTCTGATACTACTGATCCTCGATATCCTGCTGTTCTTCCACTACTGGCCCTAGGTCATGTAGGGTTGCTCCTGTGTCTTTTTTTGATACCTTGCTCCTGTGTCTTGGGTGCTACTGTGCAGAAAATCCATGGAGAAAATATGGATAAAAGACCATATGATCATTCCTCTACGTGCATGCAAATTTTGAACATTTGAAAAAATTATGCAAGgagagaaaaaagaagaagatagTTGCATGCTTGAggacttttttttaaaaaaggttaaaaaattaaaattctaaaaaggggtgccagttgggaaTAATTTGAAAAATCGGTGCCttccgcccgttgatcgggcgggaggcgtggggccggggacatcccgcccatccagagGGCGGGATGTTCCAAAAATTTTTTGCAGGCCCCTCTCGAGGGtttcttcgcgaataagaaagtttcttattcgcgaagaggtccctgaggcaGGGATCCTGCCCGATCAGAGGGCGGGAAGCATCCCGCCCagccagtgggcgggatgttgacagcatattttttttgttattttctgttggaatttatgatttacaatctatttaaaattcagactattttcaaatacaatattgattcgccgtactcttttgtatacatttaaaattttaattcaattttacgaggaagattgctctatctaaaactcgtatgaatatggttaaacgataacgttttgcgacgtagaatccaaatattacgatagtacgatatatcaaccaattaaaaagaaaatagtatcatacaaaaacagtttaaatataaaaagtcaaccgaatcaggagtatctaccccgcatgtcccggacctcgcgctctcttggtcctccccccGTAGTTCTagcccgtcggcgtatgtgatcctccgagtacgtaaatgcatctagagcacggtgaggatgaggcggaggaggtgcaggcgtgaaggggtcatcctgggactgtgcacctggagcgtcatacgtctgggatggaccaatgatgtcaggctcggcgccgccgcccaccagctctgaccaagtggcggagccgccctcccagtcgtcccagtccggcacactgAATGGACCATCGTACGCAGGAGCTcccgtcgaccatgcatgctgagcgtagccctgagagtacggtgcagctggTGTAGCTGGCATCGAACCTGatgggagagacgttcctggagcatacgcgccaaacgtctgaggctccattcttgcaggaggaggtcccattaccgtcgagtgcatgactataaaaagaaacgaaattagtcgtgtaaatcaaaggtgatcgaaatggcaattataaaggacttacagcttgaactagcggcaggaccgctggacgctgcatgcggtgctgcagaggtcgacgggccagctgtgtacacgtgggccgACGCATGAGATAAATTAgaggcccccacgtcgtctctgccgcgacacgtcagtgcacgtaacgctcgcatcaagttgtcttgaatcttaGGCAAGGTGCCTTTGTACTGTGACTtcggtacacgtactccacgttcaagcaacgtgatctgagatgtagcttcgacctccgcgtaGTTGGTCAGATCaatctgcatacgtaatgggatgcagagtaatattgttatcaatcttttataaaaaaaaagattaaataattcaagttgcgaaagacgtaccgcgccacggtgctcctgatcacggtacgagggatacgtgtccgagatggtcggctggtgctgatgctccgcgtcatcaatgcgtgaaagagtgacgtacggacgcgtgcgaaggaggtaccagcggaggtatgcggcGTATGACGGCTCCGTGTGTGGCTGCccctcgtcccacacatcgtcacgtGCGTCAAGCCACCCTTCTACGTACTCCTGCATCTTGACGACCCAGttgacctcgttggcatgatatcccctgcgcgaatatctgttgcaaacatttgaaagataacattgctttatgataacgaatatataattaatacaaaacgagttatcacaaacttactcgtgtacgttgcgcggcacggcctggaacgctcgaggtaggagaggaaagtgctgtcatcgcccgaactgcctcatcacacgctcgacgcagtacggctctACGAGAATATCGAACACCAGGTTGGCTTTTGTCAGCCAGTactcctcgtcacgcgtgcagagggaagACAACCCGTGCGAcgcacgtgtctggatagccgcagcggtgtacggtgtccagatgacatcctgtggccgcatccgatcaaattcggacacgaactgagggtatgcttttcggacctgccgatgtgcccagctcatctgcaaaattacacaactgcatcggtactcctcatatacagaaacgtacaacagtaaattaaagagcttaacagaacttacccgtcgatcggtccaaagcgaacccatcgtggggctatcctcgtcccacatcccatacatctcgggcggataaggctcctcACTGATTAGGGGAtgtgctatggcgaatcgctcgtacgaccatagctgcagcagaagtgggcagcctgtgatgatggcggtcctctccgtcttcaaacaggcctggcaaagaCCTCGGTACGTGGctgcaagcactgccgatccccagctccacccaggtacctggcccggctccgcatccgcaatcgcgcgcgcgtattgcatgagcaccttgtccacataattgccggtagagttgcagaaaagagtccagccgaataaccacaacagatatgcctccaggTATCGCGACACCtgtactgcccagccagagggtgcagatcctgagcctgaaatatatttgttcaaaacttagaggtagtcacatatgattcaattaaattaactTAGAGGTACCGTCTTGGCCGTCgtcggcctgaagcatacgtgcgagtggcagcaaaccagcctcacgtaacctgtatattttgcattgtggttacaattatcgtacaagctatacattagtttcgtaaaaaaatataaagtatcacctgtcaagctagcggtcgtccaggtgcaacaactcttttgctacacgagggcgcaactcgtgaagctcttgcccctccaccgctgccaggtacgacctgtgccgttcgtcgatgtgcgcgtcaaggagctccggtgtctgcgccatatctgcatgaaaaatataagtaccgtaagacaTATTCGTACAAACAAttaaaaaatactaaaaactatttataat from Panicum hallii strain FIL2 chromosome 3, PHallii_v3.1, whole genome shotgun sequence encodes:
- the LOC112883959 gene encoding cation/calcium exchanger 1-like isoform X2; this translates as MAFLHRLLKCRRNAAAAVASASFLVLVLVFSVLLAATRHDDSPAIAAPSLPGEEEPGASCEAALRPLLDDAARCRYLSSPRHPPCAPAGYVDYLRLFYCGFGRAPWLGGAALALWLLVLFYLLGDTASQYFCASLEGLSEALRLPPAIAGVTLLSLGNGAPDVLSSVVAFAAGGGGAGDVGLSSVLGGALFVSTVVAGVVAIVVAGRRGDAAVAIERRGFVRDVCFLLVALCYLVAVLLTGTVTVWAAASFLSLYAAYVLLVWTSHCCAAAAEDDELGDGKKPAAAANHSDLAAPLLVDGDAPPPLPVSCKATTPPPQKTLSQRALDALHSPLYLPRRLTIPDIAAHRWSKRYAVASALLAPVLLAAISYPSIPAVLLSAAVAGAVLAAAAAHATASAAPPETRCGRIPWLAGGFLMSVLWSYMLARELVALLVAIGLVAGVKASLLGATVLAWGNSLGDLVADVALAVHGGAGGAQTAVSGCYAGPAFNTVVGLGLSLTLAAGARYPRAYAVPADASAYQAAGFLVAALVWALVVLPARGMRLDRVLGVGLLVVYLGFLAVRLGSLGASGS
- the LOC112888054 gene encoding uncharacterized protein C57A10.07, encoding MSGPGFGPGSPRSFRYSARGGGGDFDLESGVSRKARRPKTPHLEPSVAMRARHFYEAHPVAVAAALLSAGLAVLVLLSVHETRARAARPGGGAWAEEYPLPGLRNLVMVAGHSVYTSASCGGTDREESWFLEPYQRHPGQAATFVAHIKEGVDVAARDEGALLLFSGGETRKDAGPRSEAQSYWAIAESKGWFGNDGSVRSRALTEEHARDSFENLLFSVCRFRELTGRYPQNITVISYDFKEERFAQLHRTALGFPEGRFFFLGTPATPAAREAALKGEAAVRAQFLEDPYGCLGSLHVKRLKRDPFHRTIPYPDGCPELKSLFSYCGSVPFSGHLPWTE
- the LOC112883959 gene encoding cation/calcium exchanger 1-like isoform X1, with amino-acid sequence MAFLHRLLKCRRNAAAAVASASFLVLVLVFSVLLAATRHDDSPAIAAPSLPGEEEPGASCEAALRPLLDDAARCRYLSSPRHPPCAPAGYVDYLRLFYCGFGRAPWLGGAALALWLLVLFYLLGDTASQYFCASLEGLSEALRLPPAIAGVTLLSLGNGAPDVLSSVVAFAAGGGGAGDVGLSSVLGGALFVSTVVAGVVAIVVAGRRGDAAVAIERRGFVRDVCFLLVALCYLVAVLLTGTVTVWAAASFLSLYAAYVLLVWTSHCCAAAAEDDELGDGKKPAAAANHSDLAAPLLVDGDAPPPLPVSCKATTPPPQKTLSQRALDALHSPLYLPRRLTIPDIAAHRWSKRYAVASALLAPVLLAAISYPSIPAVLLSAAVAGAVLAAAAAHATASAAPPETRCGRIPWLAGGFLMSVLWSYMLARELVALLVAIGLVAGVKASLLGATVLAWGNSLGDLVADVALAVHGGAGGAQTAVSGCYAGPAFNTVVGLGLSLTLAAGARYPRAYAVPADASAYQAAGFLVAALVWALVVLPARGMRLDRVLGVGLLVVYLGFLAVRLGSLGASGS